The following coding sequences lie in one Apium graveolens cultivar Ventura chromosome 3, ASM990537v1, whole genome shotgun sequence genomic window:
- the LOC141714234 gene encoding uncharacterized protein LOC141714234, protein MQKGERNPSNIGKAIIIPASFTGSKRYMFKDSLAICQTLGHPSVFLTMTTNTKWPKIQRMLKHMPGVDVADAPDVVARVFKMKVDQLMDMIKKKNCFGRCIGVMHVIEFQKRGLPHTHILIWLHPDDRPKTTEQIDKMVSAEIPDPGIDPVGYNAVSNYMIHGPCGPDYTKSPCMVKGNCINHFPKRYNSHTFFDECGFPIYKRRRTGITINKKGVNLDNRFVVPFNHDLLIIKVPFQILSKGSRHGNNVFEENTYRYFCNNPKKASKGPIDEVKHYLDGRYVCVSEASWRIFAFDIHSFWPSVERLPIHLPGEKHVSFKDGDVLEDVCDKAISKKTKLEAWFDANQNFPNARNYSYSEFPNKFTWHPRLGIWKKRKRGDVIGRLSEVHSSNGELLYLHMLLLRKKGSKYFEDLKTVNGHIHETFKEACAALGLLQNDNQWHESIAEKSHTSLPP, encoded by the exons ATGCAAAAGGGAGAGAGAAATCCATCCAATATTGGTAAAGCAATCATTATTCCCGCTTCATTCACCGGAAGTAAGCGATATATGTTTAAAGACTCATTAGCAATATGTCAAACTTTAGGACATCCTTCAGTGTTCCTTACTATGACCACTAATACAAAATGGCCCAAAATTCAGCGCATGTTAAAACATATGCCTGGTGTTGATGTTGCTGATGCACCTGATGTTGTAGCCAGAGTCTTTAAAATGAAGGTTGATCAACTTATGGATATGATTAAAAAGAAAAATTGTTTTGGCAGATGTATAGGAG TGATGCATGTAATTGAATTCCAGAAGCGTGGATTGCCTCACACTCATATATTAATTTGGTTGCACCCCGACGATAGACCTAAAACAACTGAGCAAATTGATAAAATGGTATCAGCTGAAATTCCCGATCCAGGAATTGATCCAGTTGGATATAATGCCGTGAGCAATTATATGATCCACGGACCATGTGGTCCAGATTATACTAAATCTCCATGCATGGTCAAAGGGAACTGTATAAATCATTTTCCTAAGCG GTATAATTCTCATACATTTTTTGATGAGTGTGGATTCCCCATATATAAAAGAAGGAGGACTGGAATTACCATTAACAAGAAGGGGGTCAATCTTGATAATCGCTTTGTTGTCCCATTCAATCACGATCTTTTG atcattaaagtaccttttcaAATACTGTCTAAAGGGTCACGACACGGCAACAATGTGTTTGAGGAAAACACGTACAGGTACTTCTGCAACAATCCCAAAAAAGCATCAAAAGGTCCGATTGATGAGGTAAAACATTATTTGGATGGGAGATATGTTTGTGTGTCAGAAGCATCTTGGAGGATATTTGCTTTTGACATTCATTCTTTTTGGCCTTCGGTAGAGAGGTTACCGATACATTTACCAGGTGAGAAGCATGTTTCGTTTAAGGATGGAGATGTCTTGGAGGATGTTTGCGACAAGGCAATATCAAAAAAAACCAAGTTAGAAGCATGGTTTGATGCAAATCAGAATTTCCCAAATGCGAGGAATTATAGTTATTCTGAATTTCCAAATAAATTTACTTGGCATCCTCGACTTGGTATCTGGAAAAAAAGGAAAAGAGGAGATGTTATTGGGAGACTCTCTGAAGTGCATTCATCAAATGGTGAACTATTATATCTCCACATGTTGTTACTTAGGAAGAAAGGTTCCAAGTATTTTGAAGATCTTAAAACTGTTAATGGACATATCCACGAAACATTCAAGGAAGCTTGTGCGGCCCTTGGTCTTCTACAAAATGATAACCAATGGCATGAATCAATTGCCGAGAAATCCCATACATCATTGCCTCCATAG